CTTCTCGGCGTACCTGCCCTCGCTGTGGAGGTGAGTCGAGAGGATGCCGCGGCGCGGGTCGGGCTCGGGCCCGAGCACGGCGGCGCCCGCGCCGTCGCCGAAGATGACCGCCACCTCGCGGCCGAGCGTGGAGAGGTCGATGCCGGTCGAGTGGATCTCGGCGCCCACCACCAGCACGTGGCGCGCGCCCCCGGTGCGGATCCACTGGTCGGCGACGGCGAGCATGTAGACGAAGCCCGAGCACTGGTTGCGCACGTCGATGACCGGCATGCCGCGCACGCCGAGGTTGCGCTGCAGGAACGAGGCCGTCCCCGGGAAGTCGACGTCGGGCGAGAGCGAGCCCAGGATGATGAGATCGAGGTCCTCGGCCGCGATCCCCGCCGAGCGGAGCGCCTCGCGCGCGGCGCGCTCTCCCAGCTCCGCGCCACTCGTCTCCCCCCTGATGAAGCGACGCTCCCGGATGCCGGTCCGCTGCTCGATCCACTCCTCGCTCGTGTCCATCAGCTCGGTCAGGTCGTGGTTCGTCACCACCCGCTCGGGGAGATGGTGGCCGAGGCCCAGGATACGGGAGTTGACCGTCTCGCCCATGTCCCCTCCCCTCAGAGGCGCAGCAGCACCCCGCCCCACGACATGCCCGCGCCGAAGGCCGCGCAGCAGACGAGGTCACCCTTTCCCACCCGCCCCGCGGCGAGCGCATCGGCGAGCGCGATCGGGATGCCGGCGGCCGCGATGTGGCCCGCACGCTCGGCGGTCGCCACGACGCGCTCACGCGGTAGGCGGGCGGTCTCCGCCGCCGCGCACGCCACGCGCGCGTCGAGGTAGTGCACGAGGAAGAGCGCCACGCGGTCGGCCCCCACACCGGCGCAGTCGAGGACCTCGTGCGTCACGCCGGCGAGTGCCGCGCGTGCCTGCGGGTGCACGGCCGCGGCATCGAGCCGATAGTAGTGGCGGCCGGCGCGATAGGCCTCTCGGTCCATGCGCGCGGGGTAGTGACGGCTGGCGGGGAACTCGCACCAGAAGCGCTCCAGGCCGTCGGGGTCGCTGTGCAGGACGGCAGCGAGCACGCCCGGCGTGCGCGCCGCGCCGAGCACGACCGCGCCGGCGCCGTCCCCGAAGTACGGCGTCACCGCGGCTGCGCTCGGCGAGTAGTCGAGGGCGGTCGAGTGGACCTCGGCGCACGCGACCAGCACGCACCCCGCGGCCCCCCCGCGTACGAAGCGATCCGCCGTGGCGAGCGCGAAGAGGAAGCCGGCGCACTGGGCGCGCACGTCGAGCGCGCCCACCGTCCGGAAGCCGAGCTTGTCCTGCAGGTAGCAGCCCGAGCCGGGGAAGGCGACGTCCGGCGTCATGGTGGCGAACACGATGAGATCGACGTCGGCGGGCTCGAGGCCGGCGCCGGCGAGCGCGTGGAGCGCGGCCTCGCGCGCCAGGTCCGAGGGCCCGTGGCCGTCGTCGGCGTGATGCCGGCGCGTCACCCCCGTCAACTCCGCCAGCCGCGCGGCCGAGGCGCCGAGCGCGCCCGCGAGCTCTTCGTTGCTGACGGCCCGCGCTGGCAGGTGGCGGCCGCAGCCGAGGACGGCGCTCGCCGGCAGGGCCTACGCTCCAGCCTTGGGGAGGATGACCTCGAGGGTCTTGTCCCGGTAGCGGTGTCGGAAGCCGGCGACCGGGTCGCGCAGCGCGACACGCGTCGTGAACTCGGGCGGGAAGGCAGGCGCGACGGCCGTGAGCTTGCGCACCTGCGGGTCGATGACACGCCCGTGAACCACGAAGGCGCCGTCCTGCAGGCTGAGCTCGTAGTCGTAGTCGGGCATCTCGGGCGGGAGCCCGAGCTCGTCGGCGAGCGACGAGGGCGGGAGGCGGCGTGGAAACTCGAGGCGGAGGATGTAGGCATCGTCGCGGTCCACGACCTTGTAGATCGAGCCGTAGCGGCGCTCGCGCTCGACCTTCTCGTCGAAGTGCGCCTTCCCGCCGTAGAAGCCGTCGAAGCCGACCCCGCTCCCGGCGCCGCGCGCACCCGCGAGCAGCACGACCAGGCGGCCGAGCGGCCACACGAGCGGCGCGTAGAGCGCGCCGCGGACCCGCGCCTCGCCGAACGGGACGCCGCCGAAGAGGCTCTCGCGCATCCGGAACGCGGCCTCGGCGAAGGCGAGAGCGAGGCCGAGGAAGATCCACTTGTGGACGCCCAGGCTGAAGAGGTCCGCGCGTCCCGTGCCGACCGCGAGCCCCAGGATCGCGACCGGGTAGATCACCATGTTCAGGAACACGTTGGCCGCGGTGGCGAGCTGGGGGTTGAAGAAGCGGCGGTCGGCGATGGCCGCGTCGATGCGTTCCTGCCCGCGCGCTCCGAGCGCGCCGAGGAGCCCCTGCCCGGCGGCCAGGAGCGCGAGCGGCAGCGCGGCGAGCCGCGAGCCGAGCCGCCGGCGCGGCGCGCCGAGCTCGGCCAGGAGCTGATCGAAGTCGACCGGCAGCTCGCCCGCGAAGGAGCGCGCCGGGCGCGGCGCGGCGGGGGGCTTCGCGACCGGCTTCTCGACGCGTCCGCGCAGGCCGGCCGTCGGCTTCGGCGCCGCCGGCGCCGCGGCCTTGGCCGGCGCGGGCTTCGGCGCCGGCGACGTCGCCGGGGCCGGGGCGGCCCCGGCCACGTCGTGTCCGTTCGTGGCCGGCGCGGCGGCGCCCTCCTTCTTGAAACGGGAGGGCGCGTCGTCGGGGATCGTCTTGTCGGGATGGAGCGCCCGGGCGCGCTCGAGGAGCGCCGCCTCGCTCTCCGGCCGCTCGGGGTCGGGCACGCAGCAGTCGACCGGGCAGACCTTGGCGCACGCCTCCTGGTCGTAGAAGCCGACGCACTCGGTGCACTTCTCGGGGACGATGTAGAAGATGTCGTTGGAGAGGGCCGGACGCATCGAGCCGTCGGGCGCCTGCCACTCCACCCCGCCCTGGTAGATGGCGGTGTTCGGGCACTCCGGCTCGCAGGCGCCGCAGTTGATGCATTCGCTGGTGATCACTGTCGCCATCGAGTGGGTCCTCTCTCGACCTGCCGGCGAGCGTCGGAAGGCGGGTGCCGCTGGCGCGGAGTCCGCCGCCACCGGCCTCCCAAGCTAGTAATTCCTAACGGTTTTGGCCGGGTGGGTCAAACCTTCCCGTGGCGCGGTGCTGTCGGACCCTCCCCTCGTTTCGTTGCGAACCGAGCTCGCTGTCCCCCTCTTCGAGTCCTGCCAGCCACGCGGCGGCCCGCGGCTTCTGCGTCGCGAGCTGCCGGACCTCGCCTTCGAGATCCAGTACCTCTGCCAGGATCGCCTCCACCGGTGCACCCGGAATCCATGCCCGGGGGAGGGGCCGTAGCGCGGCATCGAAATGGATTTGCCTGGAGAACTCGAACGAGTTCCAGCGTGACGCGAAGGTGAACAACCCGAGGAGGCAGAGCGCGGCCACGGTCGCAACGGCCAGGCGCTTGGGTGCCTTCATCGTACCGACCAGGGCGAGGTGCGCGCTGAAGAGCCAGCCCACCGGGCCGGCGTTACAGGCGACACTGAGCAAGGTACCGGACCAGGTTCCGGCGCCGATGAACCTGACGTACCCCTGGACCGTGTCTCCAATCAGGTCCAGCCCGAGAAATATGCACGCGACGGACGTATGGGCGAGGAAGCGCCAATCGTGGGTCACCACGCGCGTGACGAGCGCCCAGGCTGCGGCCCAGACCGATATCCCGACGACGAAGAGGATCCCGAGGCCCGCCACCCTCCAGCCCTGTGGCCGCTCGTACCCTTCGATGAGCACCGAGTTCATCAGCAGCACGGCGACTATGAGCCAGCTCGCAAGCGCGACGGGGGCGCGGGTGAGGCGGGTAGAACCGCTTGCACCGTGGATTTGGACCAGCGCCGGCGGCACCGACGCATCGTCGCGGCGGAAGCGGAGAACCGTGTTCCCGATGCGCACCCGCCCGTCCGAGGGAAGCGGCGCGCGCGAGATGCGCGCTCCGTCAGGATCGCCGTGGGTCCCGTTCACGCTGCCCAGATCCTCCACCCGGAGCGCGCCATCGTCGGTGCGTAGGAGGCGGAGATGCGTCGGACAGACGTACGGATCATCGACGATGACGTCGTTGGCGTACGCTCGACCGATCGTGATCGGACAGCGGTCGATCCGGTGCCGGTCGAGGAGCCGCCCCCGCCGGTCGAGCACCTCGAGGAAGATCACTTCGCCCACTCGATCACCCCGAGGTAGCGGCCGACCACCCGTTGCA
Above is a genomic segment from Deltaproteobacteria bacterium containing:
- a CDS encoding FHA domain-containing protein; this encodes MPAAARAQPRRPDEGGALLAGLSPAARALRRRAQGGRARSEYARSRDFTRTVGRERRNGATGGRPLPRGDRVGEVIFLEVLDRRGRLLDRHRIDRCPITIGRAYANDVIVDDPYVCPTHLRLLRTDDGALRVEDLGSVNGTHGDPDGARISRAPLPSDGRVRIGNTVLRFRRDDASVPPALVQIHGASGSTRLTRAPVALASWLIVAVLLMNSVLIEGYERPQGWRVAGLGILFVVGISVWAAAWALVTRVVTHDWRFLAHTSVACIFLGLDLIGDTVQGYVRFIGAGTWSGTLLSVACNAGPVGWLFSAHLALVGTMKAPKRLAVATVAALCLLGLFTFASRWNSFEFSRQIHFDAALRPLPRAWIPGAPVEAILAEVLDLEGEVRQLATQKPRAAAWLAGLEEGDSELGSQRNEGRVRQHRATGRFDPPGQNR
- a CDS encoding ketoacyl-ACP synthase III, producing the protein MGETVNSRILGLGHHLPERVVTNHDLTELMDTSEEWIEQRTGIRERRFIRGETSGAELGERAAREALRSAGIAAEDLDLIILGSLSPDVDFPGTASFLQRNLGVRGMPVIDVRNQCSGFVYMLAVADQWIRTGGARHVLVVGAEIHSTGIDLSTLGREVAVIFGDGAGAAVLGPEPDPRRGILSTHLHSEGRYAEKLIVEVPSSRVRPRITEDMLDQPGSRLWPRMEGRYVFKHAVTRFPEVIREALAHNGYTTADLDLLIPHQANLRISQLVAMGLELPEEKVFNNIQRYGNTTAASIPIALHEAVEEGRVKPGALVCLAAFGAGFTWGAVLMRW
- a CDS encoding beta-ketoacyl-ACP synthase 3 is translated as MPASAVLGCGRHLPARAVSNEELAGALGASAARLAELTGVTRRHHADDGHGPSDLAREAALHALAGAGLEPADVDLIVFATMTPDVAFPGSGCYLQDKLGFRTVGALDVRAQCAGFLFALATADRFVRGGAAGCVLVACAEVHSTALDYSPSAAAVTPYFGDGAGAVVLGAARTPGVLAAVLHSDPDGLERFWCEFPASRHYPARMDREAYRAGRHYYRLDAAAVHPQARAALAGVTHEVLDCAGVGADRVALFLVHYLDARVACAAAETARLPRERVVATAERAGHIAAAGIPIALADALAAGRVGKGDLVCCAAFGAGMSWGGVLLRL